Proteins encoded by one window of Chrysemys picta bellii isolate R12L10 chromosome 10, ASM1138683v2, whole genome shotgun sequence:
- the LOC135973930 gene encoding uncharacterized protein LOC135973930 has product MQADNQKRAPAWTVREVLDLIAIWGEDSVLAELRSKRRNAKTFEKISQGIMERSHNRDSDQCRVKVKELRQAYQKTKEANGRSGSEPRTCRFYAELHAILGGAATTTPPVIVDSGSGIVSSATPEDSADGGEEEEEEEEEDELAESTQHSVLPNSQDLFLSLTEVPSQPSQASIQDHDPMEGTSAAANSSSLPPPFRRLSQIRRHKKKT; this is encoded by the exons atgcaggccgataatcaaaaaagagcaccagcatggaccgtacgggaggtactggatctgatcgctatatggggagaggattcagtgcttgcagaacttcgttctaaaagacgaaatgccaaaacttttgaaaaaatctcccagGGCATAATGGAGAGaagccacaatagggactcagatcagtgccgcgtgaaagtcaaggagctcagacaagcctatcaaaaaacaaaggaggcaaacggtcgctctgggtcagagccgcggacatgccgcttctacgccgagctgcatgcaattctagggggggctgccaccactaccccacctgtgatcgtggattccgggtcggggatagtctcatcagctacacctgaggattctgccgatgggggagaggaggaggaggaggaggaggaggaggatgagcttgcagagagcacacagcactccgttctccccaacagccaggatctttttctcagcctgactgaagtaccctcccaaccctcccaagccagtatccaagaccatgaccccatggaagggacctcag cagctgcaaattcctcaagcctccctcctccattccgaaggctatcacagataaggcgtcatAAAAAGAAGAcgtga